The following are encoded together in the Methanosarcina flavescens genome:
- a CDS encoding histone deacetylase family protein, producing the protein MKLGLGKIRDVLKTGSGAGMQQEKKEHAKGRSKAEKEETRITESEENKLETNEENLMESKKTGQETKQEPLSPADRSRAEKTGLVFFPAFDWAISPTHPEREERLLYTRDQIFEEGLMDLPEIAEYKPRLAEYRDIARVHFCVPDIKTQATIPHLIAAGSCLVLGDALMRAEVKNAFALVRPPGHHAMTVAHGNRGFCNINNEAILVEYLRRKYGISRIAIVDTDVHHGDGTQEIFYNDPDVLFISFHQDGRTLYPGSGFISELGGPKALGRTINIPLPPGTPDEGILYVLDSLVLPILKDFKPELVLNSAGQDNHYTDPLANMRFSSQGYAKLNEKLAPDMAVLEGGYAIQTALPYVNTGIILAMAGLDYSCVREPDFKPGMFVQAARDRKTLEETVAAQLENWNNRDRLVEAEVAKYGDFYSRRKQIFYDTDMIQELQEERIRMCPDCQGYKTIDSHAHRSVYDTRIFGVSVPIYACENCQAEAREEYRKMLGDTEYDHIYLQDKKEDEYRAYNTRTKQETVY; encoded by the coding sequence ATGAAATTGGGGCTTGGAAAAATTAGGGATGTACTGAAAACTGGCTCCGGCGCAGGTATGCAGCAAGAGAAAAAAGAGCATGCAAAAGGGAGAAGTAAGGCAGAGAAAGAAGAAACCCGGATAACAGAGAGTGAAGAAAATAAGCTTGAGACAAATGAGGAAAATTTAATGGAATCGAAAAAGACCGGACAGGAGACAAAACAAGAACCTCTATCCCCGGCAGACCGTTCCAGAGCCGAAAAGACAGGTCTGGTTTTCTTCCCGGCATTTGACTGGGCTATTTCGCCTACCCATCCGGAAAGAGAAGAACGCCTCCTCTATACCAGGGACCAGATCTTTGAAGAAGGCCTGATGGATCTGCCGGAAATAGCCGAATATAAACCCCGCCTTGCTGAGTACAGGGACATTGCCAGAGTCCACTTCTGTGTGCCTGATATAAAAACCCAAGCTACAATTCCCCATCTTATCGCAGCAGGGAGCTGCCTTGTGCTCGGGGATGCCTTGATGAGAGCGGAAGTTAAGAATGCTTTTGCGCTTGTCCGCCCGCCCGGTCATCATGCAATGACAGTAGCACACGGAAACAGGGGGTTCTGCAATATAAATAACGAGGCTATTCTTGTAGAATACCTGAGAAGGAAATATGGAATCAGCAGGATTGCAATCGTGGATACCGATGTGCATCACGGGGATGGAACCCAGGAAATCTTCTATAATGACCCGGATGTGCTTTTTATTTCTTTCCATCAGGACGGAAGGACTCTTTACCCCGGATCGGGTTTCATAAGCGAGCTTGGGGGCCCAAAAGCGCTTGGCAGGACAATTAATATTCCCCTGCCGCCTGGAACCCCTGATGAAGGCATACTTTATGTGCTCGATTCTCTCGTACTTCCGATTCTAAAAGATTTCAAGCCTGAGCTAGTTCTGAATTCTGCGGGGCAGGACAACCACTATACTGACCCACTTGCGAATATGCGCTTTTCCTCACAGGGCTATGCAAAATTGAATGAGAAACTTGCCCCTGATATGGCTGTGCTTGAGGGCGGCTACGCAATCCAGACTGCACTGCCTTATGTAAACACAGGCATAATCCTTGCAATGGCAGGACTTGATTATTCCTGCGTAAGGGAACCTGACTTCAAGCCAGGGATGTTTGTCCAGGCTGCACGGGATAGAAAGACACTGGAAGAGACCGTTGCAGCTCAGCTCGAAAACTGGAATAACCGGGACAGGCTTGTAGAAGCCGAAGTAGCAAAGTATGGAGATTTCTACAGCCGGAGAAAGCAGATCTTTTACGACACGGATATGATTCAGGAGCTTCAAGAAGAAAGAATCCGGATGTGCCCTGACTGCCAGGGCTACAAGACCATAGATTCCCACGCCCACAGGAGCGTATACGATACCAGGATTTTCGGGGTCTCGGTCCCGATTTATGCCTGCGAGAACTGCCAGGCTGAAGCCAGGGAAGAGTACAGGAAGATGCTGGGTGACACGGAATATGACCATATCTACCTGCAGGATAAAAAAGAGGACGAGTACAGGGCATATAATACGAGGACAAAGCAGGAAACAGTTTATTGA
- a CDS encoding hydantoinase/oxoprolinase family protein → MLIGIDVGGTTTDAVLIRNGEVCSTAKVSTEPERLLNSLLEALDAVSRGIPPEQLERVVFSTTVITNLIAEGKTDRVALVLIPGPGINPESYSFPDSFYLKGAMDYRGREIQPLDEAEIRKTVELIRESGFARAAIISKFGQRNPSHELMIEEIFREIYPGCKLELGHKVSGKLNFPRRVATTMLTSATRERYQEFVEKIMKALEERRIRAPVFILKADGGTLPVEKSIEFPVETIFSGPAASTIGALALTPQNQTSVVVDIGGTTTDLALILSGNPLLASKGAKLGGFLTHVRAFAVRSIAVGGDSVVRVKESDTGKKILTVGPDRAGPACCMGGEETTPTDALNVLGLINVGNPELSSKAIKATASDLGKSEAETAVLIVDKAAQMIADAVNEMFLEWEQEPAYRIWEVLQEKKARPENVVGIGGGAKGLIAEIAKKLYAKPVTPEYAEVGNAIGAAIARPTLTMNLHIDTEQQIYSVAEEGEIVSLSAANLGNFNKIHLEEAEAFAAKLLRKRAENFGISEYADEAEIVNSEVFNVVNGWYTTGRLFDVSMQIPAGLIPGWKGREKA, encoded by the coding sequence ATGCTAATAGGAATTGATGTTGGAGGCACTACCACGGATGCAGTGCTTATCCGGAATGGAGAAGTATGCAGTACTGCCAAGGTTTCTACTGAGCCAGAGAGACTTTTGAATTCCCTGCTTGAAGCCCTTGATGCAGTCAGCAGAGGCATTCCTCCAGAGCAACTGGAAAGGGTTGTATTTAGTACGACCGTGATAACAAACCTCATTGCCGAAGGCAAAACTGACCGTGTGGCTCTGGTGCTGATTCCGGGGCCGGGTATTAATCCGGAGAGTTACAGCTTCCCTGACAGCTTTTATCTTAAAGGGGCTATGGATTACAGGGGAAGGGAAATCCAACCCCTCGATGAGGCTGAAATCAGGAAAACCGTGGAATTGATCCGGGAATCAGGATTTGCAAGAGCAGCCATTATAAGCAAATTCGGGCAAAGAAACCCTTCCCATGAACTGATGATAGAGGAAATCTTCAGGGAGATCTATCCCGGCTGCAAACTGGAACTCGGGCATAAGGTTTCAGGAAAACTGAATTTCCCGAGAAGGGTAGCAACTACCATGCTCACTTCTGCCACCAGGGAGCGCTATCAGGAGTTTGTCGAGAAGATCATGAAAGCTCTTGAGGAGAGAAGGATTCGGGCTCCCGTATTTATCCTGAAAGCTGATGGAGGAACTCTCCCGGTTGAAAAATCAATAGAATTCCCTGTAGAAACTATATTTTCGGGCCCTGCTGCGAGTACGATTGGAGCTCTTGCCCTTACCCCGCAGAATCAGACTTCGGTTGTGGTGGACATAGGAGGGACTACGACAGATCTTGCACTAATTCTTTCAGGCAATCCGCTTCTGGCTTCTAAAGGTGCAAAACTCGGAGGTTTCCTCACACATGTTCGGGCTTTTGCTGTCCGGTCGATAGCTGTAGGAGGAGACAGCGTCGTAAGGGTAAAGGAGTCGGATACAGGTAAAAAAATATTAACGGTCGGTCCTGATAGGGCAGGTCCTGCTTGCTGCATGGGAGGAGAAGAAACCACCCCAACAGATGCTCTGAACGTTCTTGGGCTTATCAATGTAGGAAACCCTGAACTTTCAAGCAAAGCTATTAAAGCCACAGCTTCTGACCTGGGAAAATCCGAAGCTGAAACTGCGGTACTGATAGTGGATAAAGCTGCACAGATGATTGCTGATGCAGTCAATGAGATGTTTCTTGAGTGGGAACAGGAGCCTGCCTACAGGATATGGGAAGTCCTGCAGGAGAAAAAGGCGAGACCTGAGAATGTGGTTGGAATAGGGGGAGGAGCAAAAGGTCTCATTGCCGAAATTGCGAAAAAACTCTATGCCAAACCTGTCACCCCTGAGTATGCTGAAGTAGGAAATGCTATAGGGGCAGCCATTGCAAGGCCCACGCTTACCATGAACCTGCACATTGATACTGAACAGCAGATATATTCAGTAGCCGAGGAAGGGGAGATAGTCAGTTTGAGTGCAGCAAACCTTGGGAATTTCAATAAAATACACCTCGAAGAAGCTGAAGCCTTTGCTGCAAAGCTCCTGAGGAAACGTGCAGAAAATTTCGGAATTTCCGAGTATGCGGATGAAGCCGAGATTGTTAATAGTGAAGTTTTCAATGTCGTCAACGGCTGGTATACCACAGGGCGGCTTTTTGACGTAAGCATGCAGATTCCTGCGGGCTTAATCCCGGGATGGAAAGGGAGGGAAAAAGCATGA
- a CDS encoding PAS domain S-box protein, protein MKYFLINSPDPVLRVGKDGTILYSNKAGKILLETLKSQVGEIAPAEILKAARQVALRQIPAQIELRAGGRTYSITLTPTLPYEGTIISATEITSLKKAEEGILLRKREHAVLSRISELSLSIPDFQALLDKVLPLVADTLGVEYCGVLKLLPDGNFLFEAGVGWNSKNIGKIINRDSASRAGYTVLSSQPILLKELERKNSIRTMGLEENQDIISGISVLIGSIEKPYGVLTAHSMRKEKFIEEDARFMKAVAVILSFAIQQRETEAALRDKVYFLETLLDTIPAPVFYKNREGVYEGCNELFANIILGSSKEKVTGHTIDELFESIPPELGEVYKRMDRPLFQKGGSQVYESKVMCSDGLKRDFIFNKAAYKSSCGNIEGLIGVMLDITGRKKMEERLQKSEERYRIIAEQTGQLIYDIDLRNGHVEWAGAVTELTGYSNKEIENLDFYGWLDHIHPEDYRRVQQSLKNCWNTGGKINEEFRFKRKDGSYFYVKNKGVYLRDEDGCICRALGVMEDVTEIKKSSEKLKESEELYRSFLQNFKGISFKLDRNFNPLFLEGAVEEITGYTEKDLFSGKIGFFDLVVKEDAPLLKRSREKMISSPDSIMEYEYRLRRKDGNVRWVHELIHNVCDASGETIFIQGYAYDITQRKKAEETLEKAEKIGMREIHHRIKNNLQIVSSLLSLQAEKFEDKKVIEAFRESENRVVSMSIIHEELYKSEDAASVDFVAYLRKLTADILHSYRIRNEKIRLILEVENTSLGIDTAIPLGIVINELFSNSLKYAFPKGTEGKIRISLSRDEPEREKTGDAEGKKPPEESRGLPSPILIMALVFRKTSISRSPRLWACSL, encoded by the coding sequence ATGAAATATTTTCTTATAAATAGCCCTGATCCTGTTCTGAGAGTAGGAAAGGACGGAACGATTCTTTATTCAAATAAGGCAGGAAAAATTTTACTTGAAACTCTTAAAAGCCAGGTTGGAGAAATAGCTCCTGCTGAAATTCTGAAGGCTGCCCGCCAGGTAGCACTTCGACAGATACCTGCGCAAATTGAATTAAGAGCAGGCGGAAGAACTTATTCAATCACCCTTACTCCCACACTTCCCTATGAAGGCACGATTATCTCAGCAACCGAGATTACTTCCCTTAAAAAAGCTGAAGAGGGAATACTTTTAAGAAAAAGAGAGCATGCAGTGCTTTCCAGAATCTCCGAGCTTTCTCTCTCAATCCCTGACTTTCAGGCTTTGCTAGATAAAGTCCTGCCTCTGGTTGCAGATACACTTGGCGTAGAATACTGCGGCGTCCTGAAACTCCTGCCTGATGGGAATTTTTTGTTTGAGGCAGGAGTCGGCTGGAACTCGAAGAATATAGGCAAGATAATTAATAGAGACTCAGCCTCACGTGCAGGCTATACCGTACTTTCGAGCCAGCCTATCCTGCTAAAAGAGCTGGAAAGAAAGAATTCCATCAGGACAATGGGCCTTGAAGAAAACCAGGACATAATTAGCGGGATAAGTGTGCTCATAGGAAGCATTGAGAAGCCCTATGGGGTATTGACAGCACACAGCATGAGGAAAGAGAAATTTATCGAAGAAGATGCTCGTTTCATGAAAGCGGTTGCAGTAATTCTCTCATTTGCAATTCAACAGAGAGAGACGGAAGCCGCACTCAGAGACAAAGTATATTTCCTGGAAACTCTGCTGGATACTATTCCGGCTCCTGTATTTTACAAGAACCGTGAGGGTGTTTATGAGGGTTGCAATGAGCTCTTTGCAAATATAATACTCGGGAGTTCAAAAGAAAAAGTGACCGGGCACACTATAGATGAGCTTTTCGAATCAATTCCTCCAGAACTCGGAGAGGTTTATAAACGAATGGACAGACCGCTGTTCCAGAAAGGAGGAAGCCAGGTTTACGAGTCTAAAGTAATGTGCTCTGATGGGCTCAAAAGGGACTTTATTTTCAATAAAGCCGCGTACAAAAGTTCCTGCGGGAATATAGAAGGGCTTATAGGAGTCATGCTTGATATCACAGGGCGAAAGAAAATGGAAGAAAGGCTGCAAAAAAGTGAAGAGCGATACCGCATTATTGCGGAACAAACAGGGCAGCTGATATATGATATTGACCTGAGAAACGGTCATGTTGAATGGGCAGGGGCAGTCACTGAACTTACAGGCTACAGTAATAAAGAAATTGAGAACCTGGATTTTTACGGCTGGCTTGATCACATTCACCCTGAAGATTACAGAAGGGTTCAGCAGTCATTGAAGAACTGCTGGAATACAGGAGGAAAAATCAATGAGGAATTCAGGTTCAAGCGGAAGGACGGAAGCTATTTTTATGTGAAAAATAAAGGGGTATATTTGAGAGATGAAGATGGCTGTATATGCCGGGCTCTCGGGGTAATGGAAGACGTTACCGAGATTAAGAAGTCTTCAGAAAAATTGAAGGAAAGCGAAGAACTTTACAGGTCGTTCCTGCAAAATTTCAAAGGAATCTCTTTTAAGCTTGACAGGAACTTCAATCCCCTTTTTCTTGAGGGAGCTGTTGAAGAAATAACGGGGTATACGGAGAAAGATCTTTTTTCAGGCAAAATAGGATTCTTTGACCTTGTTGTCAAGGAAGACGCGCCATTGCTCAAACGAAGTCGGGAAAAAATGATTTCTTCCCCGGACTCCATTATGGAGTACGAGTACAGGCTCAGGCGGAAAGATGGAAACGTAAGATGGGTTCATGAGCTAATTCACAATGTCTGCGACGCCTCTGGAGAGACCATCTTTATCCAGGGGTATGCCTATGACATTACTCAGAGAAAAAAAGCCGAGGAAACCCTTGAAAAGGCAGAAAAAATAGGTATGAGAGAAATTCATCATCGGATCAAGAATAACCTTCAGATAGTTTCATCCCTTCTCAGCCTTCAGGCTGAAAAGTTCGAGGACAAAAAGGTTATTGAAGCCTTCAGGGAAAGTGAGAACCGTGTAGTTTCTATGTCCATAATCCATGAAGAGCTCTACAAATCAGAGGACGCGGCAAGCGTTGATTTTGTAGCATACCTCAGAAAATTGACTGCAGACATCCTTCACTCTTACAGGATAAGAAATGAAAAAATAAGGCTTATTCTCGAGGTTGAGAATACATCTCTTGGAATCGATACTGCAATTCCCCTGGGAATTGTGATTAATGAACTTTTCTCAAACTCTCTTAAGTATGCATTTCCAAAAGGTACAGAAGGAAAGATCAGGATTTCCCTTTCCCGAGATGAACCTGAAAGGGAAAAGACAGGAGACGCTGAGGGAAAGAAACCTCCAGAGGAGTCTCGAGGTTTACCCTCACCTATTCTGATAATGGCGCTCGTTTTCCGGAAAACGTCGATTTCAAGAAGCCCAAGACTCTGGGCCTGCAGCTTGTAA
- a CDS encoding rubredoxin produces the protein MIHQKRVVRMYRCSNCGYLYNPHRGDSSQSIAPDTPFQNLPKSWKCPRCGAPKEKFKEI, from the coding sequence GTGATTCATCAAAAAAGGGTGGTTCGAATGTACAGATGCAGCAACTGCGGATATCTCTACAATCCTCATCGTGGGGATTCCTCACAGTCCATAGCTCCCGATACACCTTTTCAAAACCTCCCAAAATCATGGAAATGCCCTAGATGCGGAGCTCCCAAAGAAAAATTTAAAGAAATCTGA
- a CDS encoding Glu/Leu/Phe/Val family dehydrogenase, protein MGSRSKLLEDVKQHLCTCAEGLKLTPDMEAFLEMPMRELYVSLPVHMDDGSIKVFRGFRVQYNEALGPTKGGVRFHPEDTMETTRALAALMTWKCALHKLPLGGAKGGVICNPKELSHREIERLSRAYIRGIYQIIGPDRDIPAPDVYTNPQVMAWMMDEYSKLTGKNVFGAITGKPTSLGGSAGRYDATARGGLCTVREAAKKFGINLKTSRVAVHGFGNVGYHAAYLAKKMFGCKVVAVSDSKGAIFSADGLDPEDVSGHKHSTGSVLNYPGAKTLTNKELLELDVEILIPASLENVITKENAGKVKARILAEMANGPTTVEGEAILNSKGVHIIPDILCNGGGVIVSYFEMVQNYSGMQWEEDDVRSRLERKMKEAYDSVYNFASKNNVTMRQAAYSLAVGRVVEAMQLRGWI, encoded by the coding sequence GTGGGTTCTCGTTCCAAGCTCCTTGAAGATGTTAAGCAGCATCTGTGCACATGTGCAGAGGGCCTTAAGCTCACGCCTGATATGGAAGCATTCCTGGAAATGCCTATGAGAGAACTCTATGTTTCCCTGCCAGTCCACATGGATGACGGTTCTATAAAGGTTTTTAGAGGTTTCCGGGTACAGTACAATGAGGCTCTGGGTCCCACGAAAGGAGGCGTACGTTTTCATCCGGAGGATACCATGGAAACAACAAGAGCCCTTGCAGCCCTTATGACATGGAAATGCGCCCTTCATAAGTTGCCTCTGGGAGGAGCAAAAGGTGGGGTTATTTGCAACCCAAAAGAACTCTCACACAGGGAAATCGAGCGTCTGAGCAGGGCATATATCCGCGGAATTTACCAGATAATAGGTCCGGATAGGGATATCCCTGCCCCTGATGTTTATACAAATCCGCAAGTCATGGCCTGGATGATGGACGAGTACTCAAAACTCACAGGTAAGAACGTATTTGGTGCCATTACAGGCAAGCCAACAAGCCTGGGAGGTTCGGCAGGCAGATACGATGCCACGGCACGAGGCGGCTTATGTACAGTCCGGGAAGCCGCAAAAAAATTTGGAATAAACCTGAAGACATCAAGGGTTGCAGTCCATGGGTTCGGAAATGTGGGGTATCATGCCGCTTACCTGGCAAAGAAGATGTTCGGCTGTAAAGTTGTGGCTGTAAGCGACAGCAAAGGTGCGATCTTCTCAGCTGACGGGCTTGATCCTGAAGATGTTTCAGGGCATAAGCATTCAACTGGTTCGGTACTGAACTACCCGGGAGCAAAAACCCTTACCAATAAGGAATTGCTTGAGCTGGATGTCGAGATCCTGATTCCGGCTTCGCTTGAGAATGTTATAACCAAAGAGAACGCAGGAAAGGTCAAAGCCAGGATTCTTGCCGAGATGGCTAACGGCCCAACTACAGTAGAAGGAGAAGCGATCCTCAATTCTAAAGGGGTCCACATCATCCCAGATATCCTCTGTAACGGAGGTGGAGTCATTGTTTCATACTTTGAGATGGTGCAGAACTATTCAGGCATGCAATGGGAAGAAGATGATGTCAGGAGCCGCCTTGAGAGAAAGATGAAAGAAGCGTATGATTCTGTGTACAACTTCGCATCAAAAAACAATGTCACGATGCGGCAGGCTGCATATTCTCTTGCTGTCGGCAGAGTGGTTGAAGCAATGCAGCTCAGGGGCTGGATATAA
- a CDS encoding NAD(P)/FAD-dependent oxidoreductase → MNYDVVVVGAGPVGSTAARYAALNGAKVLLLEEHASIGSPVSCTGLLSTRAVAECDLKPSDEFVFNSVRGAMVHAPDGQCLPIDGKQTRAYVVSRKNFDRALTVMAVEEGVELSLRTRAVGLEKTSPETGKEGNEGSQVKLRVLRNGKPETICTSVVIGADGVKSRIASYAGLKKSARVLPGIQIEASYVSDDIDFVELFPGSSAPGFFAWTVPVDEKISRIGLALESGLAWKNGQEENSPLVYLEKFLSSNPHVKSRYSGDMLDFVVGGIPIGPPEKMVTDGVLLAGDAAGQTKPTSGGGIYTGAFAAKIAGKVAAKAALEGDTSAGRLSEYDELWRKALGKELEIGMKIHDYMGKLEDRQLNDLISSLNTPSILNTITEYGDMDHPSVLMRKLMFSGNSLRLMKAFGTFLKTLF, encoded by the coding sequence ATGAATTATGATGTCGTTGTGGTCGGAGCCGGGCCTGTGGGATCCACTGCAGCTCGCTATGCAGCCCTGAACGGGGCAAAGGTTCTACTGCTCGAGGAACATGCTTCCATAGGGTCGCCCGTTAGCTGTACCGGGCTTTTGAGCACCAGAGCGGTTGCAGAATGCGATCTCAAGCCTTCAGACGAGTTTGTATTCAATTCCGTACGCGGGGCGATGGTGCATGCTCCTGACGGGCAGTGCCTGCCGATCGATGGAAAGCAAACAAGGGCATATGTGGTGTCGCGGAAAAACTTTGACCGCGCCCTTACAGTGATGGCTGTGGAAGAAGGCGTAGAGCTTTCTCTCAGGACAAGGGCTGTGGGACTTGAGAAAACCAGTCCGGAGACCGGTAAGGAAGGAAATGAAGGCTCTCAGGTAAAACTAAGAGTACTCAGGAACGGAAAGCCAGAGACGATATGCACATCTGTCGTCATAGGGGCGGACGGCGTAAAAAGCCGGATAGCCAGCTATGCAGGGCTTAAAAAATCTGCCCGTGTGCTTCCGGGAATCCAGATTGAAGCTTCATACGTTTCGGACGACATCGATTTTGTGGAACTTTTCCCTGGCTCTTCTGCTCCCGGTTTTTTTGCCTGGACCGTACCTGTTGACGAAAAAATTTCAAGAATCGGGCTTGCCCTTGAGTCCGGACTTGCCTGGAAAAATGGTCAGGAAGAAAATTCTCCTCTCGTTTACCTTGAGAAATTCCTCAGTTCCAATCCTCACGTGAAATCAAGATACTCAGGAGACATGCTTGATTTTGTAGTCGGAGGAATCCCTATAGGTCCCCCGGAAAAAATGGTTACGGACGGGGTTCTGCTTGCAGGTGATGCAGCAGGGCAGACTAAACCGACTTCAGGAGGCGGGATTTATACCGGAGCTTTTGCAGCAAAAATCGCCGGAAAGGTTGCAGCTAAGGCTGCGCTTGAGGGGGATACTTCGGCAGGGCGGCTCTCAGAATATGATGAACTCTGGCGAAAAGCCCTTGGAAAAGAGCTTGAGATAGGCATGAAAATTCATGACTACATGGGAAAGCTGGAAGACAGACAATTAAACGATCTTATAAGTTCGCTAAATACCCCTTCTATACTCAACACCATTACCGAATACGGCGATATGGATCATCCTTCTGTCCTTATGAGAAAGCTAATGTTTTCAGGAAATTCCTTAAGACTTATGAAAGCTTTTGGGACGTTTTTAAAAACTCTTTTTTAA
- a CDS encoding phosphoadenosine phosphosulfate reductase domain-containing protein: MQQKKEKFQASGSLKQERNNQDRKGFQVSDNKTSRNPDNKASRNPDNKASRNPDNKASRNPDNKASRNPENKASRNPDNKASRNPENKASRNSENKASRSPDKKSSHTPRDKTENRSTGFRRGPSEGKQAFSKSRGSEKSPDIVNQKKSSHRFEYEDDQIFWCKKCNLPLIGEECGRCGGRGENLQLSQPADVRFCSPYEREVLDRELYSAFGCNPLGKRLILLNKIPGKDKTDEVLVDGFVFGILRFDLSKMDYSFEPTLQGAKILLKHAEGRKVELKKTNRHLNGKSISSESIEAFDINIKAGDFVLITAGSLTGYGVSLIDGDDFPNFIVLPETENRNKLESSTEARAKILRIRKIDGSETMLHPETPDLGACIEANKKHLQVLGKNAINTIRGIISRKEYRNLPIYVSFSGGKDSLVALDLARASLKQRKLKAFFLNTGIEFPETVEFVRSFCREKGIPLNEANADSAFWDQVGKFGPPAKDFRWCCKVCKLASAGDIDTGKEKSSLKSSGDVTYLTIDGKRKHESFSRARITASETNPFVPAQLNIFPIRDWKTIEVWLYIHWRGLSYNPLYDLGFERVGCWLCPSALAAEYARVKDLHPEMYARWNAFLLKWAKERGLSEKFVEHGFWRWKELPPKMLRLAEELGISVLPGENTENFEIEVVGGISPCRAGGFSIEAGVKGIREKEAAGFVNVLGNTVYAEDLGMLLIKTRTGTVKFFSNGNLLASSETKEKAVSLFKETARQFVRLSRCTGCGICVKACSVGAVSLEGKIPHISEACIRCGKCTESCVVTRYFDKLVPDLDQRLKV; this comes from the coding sequence ATGCAGCAGAAAAAAGAAAAATTCCAGGCTTCGGGTTCACTGAAACAAGAGAGAAATAATCAGGACAGAAAAGGTTTCCAGGTTTCAGATAATAAAACATCTCGAAATCCAGATAATAAAGCCTCTCGAAATCCAGATAATAAAGCCTCTCGAAATCCAGATAATAAAGCCTCTCGAAATCCAGATAATAAAGCCTCTCGAAATCCAGAGAATAAAGCCTCTCGAAATCCAGATAATAAAGCCTCTCGAAATCCAGAGAATAAAGCCTCTCGAAATTCAGAGAATAAAGCCTCTCGAAGTCCTGATAAAAAGAGTTCTCATACCCCGAGGGACAAAACAGAAAACAGATCAACAGGTTTTAGAAGAGGACCTTCGGAGGGAAAGCAGGCTTTCAGCAAGAGCCGTGGCTCTGAGAAAAGTCCGGATATAGTTAACCAGAAAAAAAGCTCCCATCGTTTCGAGTATGAAGACGATCAGATCTTCTGGTGTAAAAAATGTAACCTACCCCTGATAGGTGAGGAATGTGGAAGATGTGGAGGTAGGGGAGAAAACCTTCAGCTCTCGCAGCCTGCAGATGTCCGTTTTTGTTCTCCTTATGAGAGGGAAGTTCTGGATAGGGAGCTTTATTCAGCCTTTGGCTGCAATCCCCTGGGGAAGAGGCTAATTCTCCTTAACAAGATCCCTGGTAAAGATAAAACCGATGAAGTGCTCGTAGATGGCTTTGTGTTCGGAATTCTCAGGTTTGACCTCTCGAAAATGGATTACAGCTTTGAACCTACCCTGCAGGGAGCAAAAATTCTCCTTAAACATGCTGAAGGCAGGAAAGTAGAACTTAAGAAAACAAACAGGCATCTTAATGGAAAAAGCATATCCTCGGAATCTATTGAAGCCTTTGACATCAATATAAAAGCAGGGGACTTCGTCCTTATTACCGCAGGCAGCCTGACAGGATACGGGGTTTCTTTAATCGATGGAGATGACTTTCCGAACTTCATAGTCCTGCCTGAAACCGAGAACAGGAATAAACTGGAATCTTCAACTGAAGCCAGAGCAAAAATTCTCAGGATAAGGAAGATTGACGGCAGTGAAACTATGCTTCATCCTGAAACCCCGGATCTGGGTGCATGCATAGAAGCCAATAAGAAGCACCTCCAGGTGCTTGGAAAAAATGCGATCAACACTATCCGCGGGATTATTTCCAGGAAAGAATACCGAAACCTGCCGATCTATGTATCTTTCAGCGGCGGAAAAGACAGCCTTGTAGCACTTGATCTAGCTCGTGCATCCCTCAAGCAGAGGAAACTTAAAGCTTTCTTCCTGAACACAGGTATTGAATTTCCGGAAACAGTCGAATTTGTGCGAAGTTTTTGCCGGGAAAAAGGGATTCCTCTAAATGAAGCAAACGCGGATTCCGCTTTCTGGGATCAGGTAGGAAAATTCGGGCCACCTGCAAAAGACTTCCGCTGGTGTTGCAAGGTCTGCAAACTGGCATCAGCAGGCGACATTGATACAGGGAAAGAGAAATCCTCTCTAAAAAGCTCTGGTGATGTGACTTATCTGACAATTGACGGTAAGCGGAAACACGAATCTTTCTCAAGGGCAAGGATTACAGCAAGCGAGACCAATCCCTTTGTCCCTGCCCAGCTCAATATTTTCCCTATCAGGGACTGGAAGACAATTGAGGTCTGGCTCTATATCCACTGGAGAGGGCTTTCCTACAATCCTCTCTATGACCTCGGCTTCGAAAGAGTAGGCTGCTGGCTCTGTCCGTCTGCTCTTGCTGCGGAATATGCCAGGGTAAAAGATCTGCACCCTGAAATGTACGCAAGGTGGAACGCTTTCCTGTTGAAATGGGCTAAAGAACGGGGACTTTCGGAAAAGTTCGTAGAACATGGATTCTGGCGCTGGAAAGAACTGCCTCCTAAAATGCTCAGGCTGGCTGAAGAGCTCGGAATCTCAGTCCTTCCCGGAGAAAACACCGAAAACTTTGAAATTGAAGTCGTGGGAGGAATTTCTCCCTGTCGTGCAGGCGGCTTTTCAATAGAAGCAGGAGTAAAAGGCATAAGGGAAAAAGAAGCTGCAGGTTTCGTCAACGTGCTTGGGAATACGGTTTATGCCGAAGACCTGGGGATGCTGCTTATTAAAACCAGAACCGGAACTGTAAAGTTTTTTTCGAATGGAAACCTGCTTGCAAGTTCGGAAACAAAGGAAAAGGCGGTTTCGCTTTTTAAGGAAACTGCAAGACAGTTTGTAAGGCTTTCCCGCTGTACTGGCTGCGGAATCTGTGTAAAAGCATGTTCAGTCGGAGCAGTGTCTCTCGAAGGAAAAATCCCACACATAAGCGAAGCCTGTATCAGGTGCGGAAAATGTACGGAATCCTGTGTGGTTACCCGATACTTTGATAAACTCGTACCTGACCTGGATCAAAGGTTAAAGGTATGA